The DNA sequence GTTGATGAGGCTAACGCCATCGAAATTGTTGGGCACTTAGTAAGGATTATGAGAGATGGTGATAATGAGGCGAAGGCTGCAGCTGCTAATGTGGTGTGGGATCTATCAACTTACAACCACTCAATACCAGTGGTGCGCGATTCAGGCGTGATTCCGGTACTTGTTGAGCTTTTGGGGAGTGGAAGCAATGACGTAAAGGAGAATGTTTCTGGTGCATTTTCTCAGATGAGCTATGATAGGGTGAATAGAATTGCACTTTCCGATGCTGGGGTGGTTCCAATCTTCATTGACTTGTTGCATGATGATTTTGAGGAACTAAGGGATAATGCAGCTGAGGCTCTTGTCAATTTTTATGAAGATCCATTGTACCATGATAGTGTATCTCATATAATTGATGTTCCTTCATTCAGAAGCATGCAGAATCGGCTGGCTCAACTTCGTGAAACGAATGAGCGTGCTCCTGTGGAAAGAATGAATATTGATCTTCCCGCTTGGAATTCAGATCAAATAACCTAAGGTTTTGTTTCGATCTCTGTGTTTCATAGTAGTTTGAATCTCTAGttgtataaatataaattatatagtaTGGTATAGATGTATATTGTCATGAGAATGAGGAGAGGGGTTATTTTTCCCCTGCATTCTCAAGAGAGAAATTTCCATGTATAGAATAGAAAGAAGACAATCTTTATATCTTGCTACTGTACATTTCAAGATGTTTATGAAAGAATAAACAAAGAAAGATGATTGTAGAACCATGTACTTATGGTAAAATGCATGAATTTGTAGGTGCTTGAAAATGCTTGAATTTGTATAGTTTTGGTGCCAAAATTTCACCTGCTATTGTCTAAGGATGAGGAAATCTGGTGCTTTCTTGTTATTTGAATGATGGATCACACTAAATAAATATTACCTTTTAAGGTAGTTATCGTAAGAATCAAGCAGTTTTAATGACAGAACAACATTGTAGAACTCACATTGAGGTACATGAAAATTTGATCCTAACTTAATATGTCATTTCACTAAGATGTTTGATACATTAATATACTGTGTAATCAATAAAACCAGGACATGTAAACCAATTATATGAACAGGAGTTTGGTTTCAATTGTGAACTTCGACCCCCCACAATGTTAGTTTTTATACTAACAAGTTTGGTTTTGATAGGTTTGTATAGTATAGAGGGTATTAGAATATGTGGATGTTTTGGTGCGCAAAGCATGTAATATTGTAATGTATCACTGATGATCTTCATAGCAATATTAGAGTGGTGACTCAAGAAGTGTAGAAGGATATATGTAATGTCTTATATTGTGTTTGTTATGGGTATTGTATTGTATTAAGGATTTTCATAAACTCAGTCAGAATTTTTGTGATCAAGAGTTGGAACCGATAGTCATTTTACTTAGCTTTGTTATGATCTTAGTtcaatttttcattcaccatACATATGTGATAAACGTGTATATGGTTTAACATATGTCActactataaatttatttttaattaacaatacataaaatagaatttttactCATTCTACGTTTCTACTACAGCCATAAGCATTCATTCAATGACATAAGATAAGTTCCATTGATCCATTCCTATACAAGTCTCAACAACAATGAAATATGTGAAGATCACTAAAATATAGGCCACGGGACATTTGGTTCCACACAAGGTTCAATTCACTGGTGTCTCAACTTTCAAAACCAGAGTTTGACCTTCGAGTGTATTCTTCAACTAGTTGAGCAAGAGCTGAAGATTTGTTCTTAAGCAACTTTTTTGGTGAATCATATTCCTCAATAAGTCCTGAAGGATCAATATTAACATAACTCATGTTCCCGGCAAGAGAAAAAGTATGgcaaacaaaaaagagaaaggCAACGAAAGAGAAGGTAAGTGATTCTTGCCTTGGTTAAGAAACAGAACCATGTCACTGTCAAGGATTGAAGTTATTCTATGAGCAATTGTAATTATTGTGCAGCCTGAAAAATTCTGCTTAACTGTTTGCTGAATAATATTATCTGTGGCTGTATCAACTGATGCCGTAGCCTCGTCAAGCACTAGGATCTTGCTTTTCTTTAGTAAGATGCGGCCAAGGCAGACCAACTGTCTTTGACCCATACTCCAATTTTCGCCATTCTCGGTAACTATAGAATTCATAATGTTatgcaatataatataatataataattattttgattcacAATATCTGTAACTTAGTTCAATATATCCATTGTTCTCATATTTCAATGTCACATCTATTAAGCATTTTCCAAATGTACCCTTCACACAATGTTAAGCACAATAAACAACAAAGCATTTACACCATAAACTAGTTATTAAGTAAACAAATTTATAGTCAAATATTGATAATGTGCTTCTTAATCAATGTGCATATACCGTGACAAATATTAACAACAAAAAGGATTATAATATATTCTTGCTATAAATATACATAACAATTTGACTTGTAAGATCTTATTCATCTTTTAGGTTTTGAGAAGTCAAACCTATGGAgtccagcttctcttctttcttccttacTTCATCTCCAAGTTGGCACATATCTAAAGCCTAAAATATTTTCCGAAGCATATTAGTATGTTAATAAAAAGATCAGTTCTTCAAAGTGTCAAAGGCAAACCATATTACCTCCCAAATTTGTTCATCTGTGTATTCTTCCAGTGGATCTAAGTTGTTCCTTATAGTCCCTTCAAACATTGTTGGATCCTGTGGAATAATGCTTAATTTGGATCTTAAATCATGAATTCCAATTGAAGATATATTGATGCTATCAATCAATATTTTTCCAGCAACTGGCTCAACAAGCCGGAAAAGTGTTTGCACTAGAGTTGTTTTCCCGCTTCCAGTTCTTCCCACAATGCCATTTTTTGCTCCAGCAGCGAAAGTGCAAGTAAGTCCACGTAATACAAGTGGTAAGTGAGGAGCATACCTGACCTAAATCACACAAAGTCTAATTAATGATCTCACTCTACCACATAAAAGTCATGAACCAAATAACAGTATAGTCAACACAAAAAGTCATCCATGTGACCCCGCAATAATAGCTTAAGTTTTTGAGAGAAACAGTCAAGAACATGATCCTAGTTCTCTACAGCCAAGTAATCTAAATACCCATCCTTGTTAAACtgatttttatagataaaaaaagGTCGAATTTCATCACAAAATAGGAGGAACTGTACATTGCCAGTGCATCAAGCCATAAGGGACATGTGTAAGAGCACATGTTGTTAAGATATAAACTCATTCATATGCttctacaaaaaattttaaaacttttaagagAGATGATTCATGACGAGTAGTTGCAGTCGCTTTGAAACAAAACAAGTGAGTAACTCTTTGTGGGTACCTGTAGATCTTGGATATGAACCTCCCCGAATGGTGGCCATGAAGGATCAGGTTGGTTGTCTTCTATGACAAGAGGAGGTTCACTTGGGATGGAGGTGTATTGAAAAATTCTTTCTACAGATATAATTTTGTTCTCCAATTGGCAAAGAAACCAAACTATATTAACCACTTGTGAATTTAAATTGAGCCCATACGTCACAGCCAACCCCGCAATGCCTTGACAAAAGATAAAGGTGAATTAGTAAAATGAGGTTTCCTTCCAAAGTGTCACAAGGATTGTTGTATGTatgtaatttgaattttgaacaaCTCACCAGGAGTAATTGCATTTGGAAAAGATACCAAGAAAATCAAACAGAACGCAAATGTGATGGAGGATAAAATATCCAATCTGAAACACAACCATTCCATTGCTATAGCAGAAAACATCTTTGGTAGGGAATATCTATCCGTCAATTTCATGTTTATGTCACCGAATCTTGATTCTTGCTCAAAAGCTCTTATGGTTGTTGATCCAGAAATGGTTTCAGAAAAATGTTGTATTACTGGAGCTTGGCATATACCAACTAACCGTGCCAATTCCCGTGCCGATGCTGAATAGTATTGCTGCACAATATCAACTTACTTATATTTTTACCATACATACTGCTATGTTTTGTACAATATCATCAGTAAgattcatatgcatttttctttttctacgtCTAAGAACTTTCGAGAACAAGCAATAAAATTCAATGCACTTTTAAACATTTGATTCATGATGTAAACGTACTTCAGAAAAACATGGAGgaggaataagaataaaaataaacatcaGGTTCGTTTTGAGCTAATTTAGAAAACTACCTGGTACCAAATGCATGCTGCGACCACCGGAATAAATACAATAAACACTTGCCATGCAGCTTGAGACATCACTGCAATACTTCCCAAGACAAAAGCCAGATTGAAGGTAACTGCCCATAATATATTTGGAATGTTAATATCTATTGCACTTTGGTCTGTTGAAGCCTACAACAAAAATCAGAACTAAAGTTTAGACAAACAATTCTattcaagaattaaaaagaagagaTACATCAAAAAGGTAAGGTAATCAACAAAACTCTGATATAGCAAAGAACTTGTCTCCTCAAAAATAGCAAGCAAAGCATTATCAATTATTAGGACATACTCTATTAAGGATTCGCCCACTTGGGGTGGCATCAAAAAATGACATTGGTGCTCGAAAAAGGCACATATGCAATTTATTGAAGAGTATGGTTGCAGTCACATATCCAGATATCACAGTAAGCATTGATCTGACAAGGTTGCCAATGGAACTTCCAATTGCTAAAGCAGCATAGACAGCCATAAGCGTAACACTTCCAACAGCAGCTTCTGCAGTTGCAGAAACTGGAGTTGCCAAAGTCATCCAGTAATTACTCGCAACATTCAAAGCTACAGTAAGTATTTGTGAAAGTAATATGAAGGGTACAAGAACACCTCCATATGCTGTTGTCATGTATTTCCAGTAGACTTTAAACTCAACTCTACCCTTTTCTCGTTCTTCGTCTTGAACAAGTTGGCCTTTTTTATCAACTATTTCGTCTGGTTTACCATTTTGATCATCAATGTTTTCCAAGTCTTGCTCTCCAAAAGAACTTAGTGAATCACTATCCTCCACGGTGAGACCTAATGTCTTAGACGTGGGACTTCTCTCAAAAGATTTACTCGAAAGCCTTCTCTCTAAAGATTTACTTGAAGTCCTTCTCTCTAAAGATTTAATTGAAGACAAAGCTTCCTGATGTGCCCCTACGAGTTCCATAAAATCAGTGCCTGACTTGAGAATGTCATTGTATTTTCCAGACTGAGTTATCCTTCCATCTTTCATGACCTAAATAAATTATAAGCAAGACAGACAAAAAGTCAGAGAGAAGTAAATTAAATGTGAATTCATGAACATGAGAACctgtaaaagaaaataataataataataactcaccAATATTAGATCAGCATCAGGTAAGAACTCTATCTGATGAGTAATGTATATCACAGTTTTTGTTTGTAAAAGGCCGAGTATACACTCCTAAAGCAATAAAGCAGTCATGTAAAATCAGATAACGTTTGTGCAAACATATtatcaatatttcaaaaatttgtaCTTAATTAACAATAAACATATGATCAATATTTCAGAAATTTCTACTTGATCAACAATGCAAGCAACAATGACAGAATTTATACGGGGATTAGAAATAATTGCACTAAAAGCAAAAGAATTCAAAGTATAGAAAAATAAGACCTTAAAAAGATGAGATCCTGTATGAGCATCCACAGCACTGAAAGGGTCATCAAACAGGTATATATCAGCATCTTGGTAAAGAGCGCGAGCTATTTGTAATCTTTGCTTCTGTCCACCACTCAAATTGATTCCTTTCTCACCAACAATAGTCTGGTCACCAAATGATAGAACCTCTAGGTCTTTTGTTAAGGAACATGCTTCTAGTACCTTCTCATACTTTTCCCTGTCCATCTCTTTGCCAAATAGTATGTTATCTTCTATCTTACCACTTTGTATCCATGGCGACTGAGAAACATAAGCCTTTGTTCCACACACTTTAATGGTCCCAGATAGCTTTGGGACTTCACCAATCACACAAGAAAGTAAACTTGACTTTCCAGATCCAACAGTGCCACAAACAGCAACCCTCATGCCATGAAAAACTTTGAGATTTAGGTTCGCCAGAGTAGTACTAGAGGAAGAGGAATCCCATGAGAAATTTCCATCTATAACTTCAACTGCTAAATCAGAACTACCATGCGGAAGTTTCTCTACTGCATTGGCTTGCAAGTCATCTAGACAAAGAAATGATGTGATCCTATCAAGTGAGACCTTAGTTTGTGCTATCATTGAAATTGTGTCAGGGAGGCTATATATGGGAATTTGAAGAATTCGGAAAGTTGCGAGTGCAGATAAGATCTTCCCTGATTCAAGTGGTATGCCCATAAGAACACATGTACCAAAAGTAACCACAGCAACAAAAGTTGGGGCATTAAAGAAGAGAAATCTAATAATCACTGAACCAATGACAAATTTCTTTAGCCATATCTCCTCAGCCTTCCTAAGCTGAATGATCTTCTCTAAGAACTTCATCTCCCAAGCTTGCAGTTTCAGAATCCTCATATTCTTTAAGATCTCAGACGTTGACTTCATTCGTTTGTCTTTGAACTCCATTAACttattttggtatttttcttGCAATGATGCCACTGGCATGTTTAGCAACATCACAATTACGGTGGCAACAAAAGCAGCAATTGAAGCAAGCCCAACACTCCGATACAGAATCAACAAGGCCAAAGCAACTTGCAAAACAGCCACCCATGGATCATGCATGTACCAACAAAATTCACCAACCCTTGAAGCATCAACAGTCAACAAGTTCACGATTTCTCCGCTACTATGAGCATCCTTCGATTTACACGAAAGCTTCAAACCTTTAGCATAGATCGTCCCCACCAACATTGATTGTATCCTAACCCCAATCTGCTGGAACCTGAACATCCAATGTCTCTGCGAGAGGCACTCCACAAACTTACCAACAGCAAATGCCAATACCAAAACATAGCCTTCGTTTTCAAACATTTGCTCCCCATTGAGGTATTGAACAAGGAAATCAATCAAATAAGGACCAACATAAGAAGCACAAGTGTACACGAATGCAAATAAGGCTGACAGTAAGATCAGCTGCCATGTTGACAAGAACATTGCCTTAACCAACTTAAAAGTGGTTACTTTCCCATCATCACCACATTGTGACTCAAGCTTGTCCCTAAGATTTGGAAAAGCCCCATAGGCACTATCATTGATATGAAGAACAGGAAGATCCTCGATATCTAAAGCCTTGTTATTGCCTAGAGATATCAATGGACTCAACCAAGAGAATGTAAGAAAACTAAAGAATCCAGCATTGTAATAGCTCAATGAATTTCCATCTCCTCTGGTTTCATTGCGATTACAACCGTTCCTCACCAAAGATTCATCATTCAAAAGGGCTTCTTCAAGAGGGGCATTCTTAACAACATGGTTTCGGGGAAACCCCAAATAACACAGAAATAAAGCACTAATAAAAGCACTTATATCGGAAACAAGATACATAATCGGCAAGAAAGCTTGCTTTTCATAGATTATAAAGTCTATTATAATGCAACAAAAGGAAACAACAGCATATACCCAGCAACAAATCCTCAAGAAACTTGAGGGGAAATGTCCCCAAGAACCGGAGCTTCCAAATTGCAAATAACCACAAACAACAGCCCAAGCAAGTGATCTAAGAGCAAAATCAGAAATTGCAACAATAACTTCGTTTGAGGAACCAGTACCACCATCATTTTCATACAAGTAAAAGTAGGTTAGCAAGCACAGCACAAGGTTGAACACACAAATAGCTAAGCTAAAAAGTGGACCTTGTTTGAAGTACAAGAATCCATCACTACGTAATCGAATTCTTTCATTGTTTTCTCTATGGTTCACATTCGCATGAACTTTCTCCCATATCCATGACAGAAGCAGCGCAATTAACAGAATTAGGTTCAACGAAGCAGATACATAACGCGTGAAAAGCGGTTGGAGGAGAATATCATCAACAGTTGCAAGGTGCATGATTATGGAGGAATAGTGAGATTAGAGAAACTGAGTACCTAAGCTTACTGTGAAGCAAaacgaagaaggaggagaagatttTTCAGTGGAAATGGTTGACTTGTTGACTTTTGGTCCAAAGTGGAAGAGTGGAAGTTATTAAAGAGAGAAGTGACGAGTAAAGAGAGGTTTGAGTTTGGAAGGAAATACTGAAGAGAAGGAAAAGATGACGTCAGAAAATTGATGAATGCCGTTGGAGATGAATGAAGCAATGATGGGAAGATGATCACGTTGTCGTTGCTTTCGACGCAATACGTTTCCGCATTACTCTTCACTCCAGGAGAGTAGCGCCAACTTTGTAGGTTGCGTtttctatctttctttctttctttcttctccttaaagaaaaagaaaaggaaagtctTCCATGTGTTGGAAAATTCATAAAATGGAAAGTTTTTTTTCCAAATACTTAGcgctaataaactaataatttaatttgctaattatacataaataatatttaatattatgaagcaacggaaacagtcactcattgtttgatcgattgtTCTAGAATTAAAGACGCATGGTCTTAGAGTTA is a window from the Arachis hypogaea cultivar Tifrunner chromosome 1, arahy.Tifrunner.gnm2.J5K5, whole genome shotgun sequence genome containing:
- the LOC112790829 gene encoding ABC transporter C family member 3, with protein sequence MHLATVDDILLQPLFTRYVSASLNLILLIALLLSWIWEKVHANVNHRENNERIRLRSDGFLYFKQGPLFSLAICVFNLVLCLLTYFYLYENDGGTGSSNEVIVAISDFALRSLAWAVVCGYLQFGSSGSWGHFPSSFLRICCWVYAVVSFCCIIIDFIIYEKQAFLPIMYLVSDISAFISALFLCYLGFPRNHVVKNAPLEEALLNDESLVRNGCNRNETRGDGNSLSYYNAGFFSFLTFSWLSPLISLGNNKALDIEDLPVLHINDSAYGAFPNLRDKLESQCGDDGKVTTFKLVKAMFLSTWQLILLSALFAFVYTCASYVGPYLIDFLVQYLNGEQMFENEGYVLVLAFAVGKFVECLSQRHWMFRFQQIGVRIQSMLVGTIYAKGLKLSCKSKDAHSSGEIVNLLTVDASRVGEFCWYMHDPWVAVLQVALALLILYRSVGLASIAAFVATVIVMLLNMPVASLQEKYQNKLMEFKDKRMKSTSEILKNMRILKLQAWEMKFLEKIIQLRKAEEIWLKKFVIGSVIIRFLFFNAPTFVAVVTFGTCVLMGIPLESGKILSALATFRILQIPIYSLPDTISMIAQTKVSLDRITSFLCLDDLQANAVEKLPHGSSDLAVEVIDGNFSWDSSSSSTTLANLNLKVFHGMRVAVCGTVGSGKSSLLSCVIGEVPKLSGTIKVCGTKAYVSQSPWIQSGKIEDNILFGKEMDREKYEKVLEACSLTKDLEVLSFGDQTIVGEKGINLSGGQKQRLQIARALYQDADIYLFDDPFSAVDAHTGSHLFKECILGLLQTKTVIYITHQIEFLPDADLILVMKDGRITQSGKYNDILKSGTDFMELVGAHQEALSSIKSLERRTSSKSLERRLSSKSFERSPTSKTLGLTVEDSDSLSSFGEQDLENIDDQNGKPDEIVDKKGQLVQDEEREKGRVEFKVYWKYMTTAYGGVLVPFILLSQILTVALNVASNYWMTLATPVSATAEAAVGSVTLMAVYAALAIGSSIGNLVRSMLTVISGYVTATILFNKLHMCLFRAPMSFFDATPSGRILNRASTDQSAIDINIPNILWAVTFNLAFVLGSIAVMSQAAWQVFIVFIPVVAACIWYQQYYSASARELARLVGICQAPVIQHFSETISGSTTIRAFEQESRFGDINMKLTDRYSLPKMFSAIAMEWLCFRLDILSSITFAFCLIFLVSFPNAITPGIAGLAVTYGLNLNSQVVNIVWFLCQLENKIISVERIFQYTSIPSEPPLVIEDNQPDPSWPPFGEVHIQDLQVRYAPHLPLVLRGLTCTFAAGAKNGIVGRTGSGKTTLVQTLFRLVEPVAGKILIDSINISSIGIHDLRSKLSIIPQDPTMFEGTIRNNLDPLEEYTDEQIWEALDMCQLGDEVRKKEEKLDSIVTENGENWSMGQRQLVCLGRILLKKSKILVLDEATASVDTATDNIIQQTVKQNFSGCTIITIAHRITSILDSDMVLFLNQGLIEEYDSPKKLLKNKSSALAQLVEEYTRRSNSGFES